One segment of Anatilimnocola aggregata DNA contains the following:
- a CDS encoding methyltransferase: MNNVLALKQMITGYWTSQAIYVAAKLELADKLASGPKSVAELAKATSTDEGALFRMLRALSSVGVFTQQADGKFALSPLADPLRKNAEDSQWAMAVMMGEEHFSAWGELLYSIQTGQGSFRKVYGEGVFDYLGKHPEQAAVFDAAMTSIHGKETALMADAYDFSQFGTLCDVGGGNGSTIATILQRNPKLKGVLFDLPHVVERAKPNLSAAGVLARCELVSGSFFEQVNVTADAIMMRHIIHDWDDAKCITILKNCRAAIGPNGKVLVVESVVPTGNEPGFVKWLDLTMLVIPEGKERTESEYRELFAAAGLKLQRVVHTAGELDILEAVPA, from the coding sequence ATGAACAACGTCCTCGCTCTAAAGCAGATGATCACCGGTTATTGGACTTCGCAGGCCATCTATGTCGCGGCGAAGTTAGAACTGGCCGACAAGTTAGCGAGCGGACCCAAAAGTGTTGCCGAGCTGGCGAAAGCAACTAGCACCGACGAAGGTGCGCTGTTTCGCATGCTCCGGGCTCTTTCCAGCGTGGGTGTCTTCACGCAACAGGCCGATGGAAAGTTCGCCCTTTCGCCACTGGCCGACCCGCTGCGAAAGAATGCCGAGGATTCGCAGTGGGCAATGGCTGTGATGATGGGCGAAGAGCATTTTTCTGCCTGGGGCGAATTGCTCTACAGCATTCAAACGGGGCAGGGGAGTTTTCGAAAGGTCTACGGCGAAGGAGTCTTCGATTACCTGGGCAAGCATCCCGAGCAGGCCGCGGTCTTCGATGCCGCGATGACCAGCATCCACGGCAAAGAGACGGCGCTCATGGCCGACGCGTATGACTTTTCGCAGTTCGGCACTTTGTGCGATGTCGGCGGCGGAAACGGCTCGACGATCGCCACCATTTTGCAACGTAATCCCAAACTGAAAGGCGTGTTGTTTGACTTGCCTCACGTCGTCGAGCGTGCAAAGCCCAATCTCTCGGCCGCCGGTGTGCTTGCTCGCTGCGAACTGGTGAGCGGCAGCTTCTTCGAACAGGTGAATGTCACCGCCGACGCGATCATGATGCGGCACATCATTCACGACTGGGACGATGCCAAGTGCATTACGATTCTGAAGAACTGCCGCGCGGCCATCGGCCCGAATGGCAAGGTACTGGTCGTGGAAAGCGTGGTTCCCACAGGCAACGAGCCCGGTTTCGTGAAGTGGCTCGACCTGACGATGCTTGTCATCCCCGAAGGGAAAGAGCGAACCGAAAGCGAATATCGCGAACTGTTCGCCGCCGCCGGCCTCAAGCTCCAGCGCGTCGTGCATACCGCCGGCGAACTCGATATTTTGGAAGCTGTGCCGGCGTAG
- a CDS encoding DUF1559 family PulG-like putative transporter, with protein MNRSWCLLWGVVLAISLLGCGESKLERMKRLAGVGNPDDPPGDPALVAATPPKEIEPAKPEAAPPPVAPPAPATTVAPPSTVVTTVPASVTPAANEQLPQPTVAVQRPPAVSTLTQPERRERTIKNLAAIAAALESYMQYSNSVPAPAFCDENTQAPLLSWRVAILKELGHAELYRQFHLAESWDSPHNLKLLQQIPPEYQSPDRLDEKTNYLFPIGTSVAMAPNSNRPFTQFNDGLQNTLLVVEVDDAHAVPWTKPADLPVNLDVPQTGLGSLREDGFFAILANATVRRVPKETTAEQVRALLTFAGGDGPKANEIVKDVITVAGGPVAGAPANPNANIPVAVVGTSLTSPDSNATAPESTNPLPPMAAAAKVDLPAITALLVTSSNQRIGVLPIPHEADLKLARDSLREVYAPDYARARTPQDRQKLAVQLLADAATLTRPAEQYECMRISRDLAIQIGDYATAQKSLQALEKTFDINVLALRAKTLADLQQPAGRSGQLGALQGEAQSLVIAGIQQNQFDVANTALDVMVACYRAQQNKQALNSTEFLRQYIEAAKIAYEEVPGALSTLAQQPTDPQACDTIGKYLCLVRCRWDLGLPLLLQSEDIRLKFVATIDLEPNKTPKTLVQLGDSYWQLADEFKTSQRAAMQVRAYSCYQQAMPHFTSGIERIKLQKRIAELENGIGRETIERMLAADPAFVKSMPPAND; from the coding sequence ATGAATCGCAGTTGGTGCCTGTTGTGGGGTGTGGTGCTGGCGATTTCGCTCCTCGGCTGTGGCGAAAGCAAGCTGGAAAGAATGAAGCGGCTCGCCGGCGTTGGAAATCCAGATGATCCGCCTGGAGACCCCGCGTTGGTGGCTGCCACACCACCGAAAGAGATCGAGCCGGCGAAGCCTGAAGCTGCCCCACCACCAGTAGCTCCACCCGCACCAGCAACGACCGTTGCTCCGCCGTCCACAGTCGTTACCACAGTTCCTGCCAGTGTTACTCCCGCAGCCAATGAACAACTGCCGCAGCCGACAGTTGCTGTCCAGCGCCCACCAGCCGTCAGCACGCTCACCCAACCGGAACGACGCGAGCGAACCATCAAGAATCTTGCAGCAATTGCAGCCGCGCTGGAGAGCTACATGCAATACTCCAACTCAGTTCCAGCACCGGCGTTCTGCGACGAAAACACCCAGGCTCCGCTACTAAGTTGGCGTGTCGCGATACTTAAGGAACTCGGGCATGCTGAACTTTATCGTCAGTTTCACCTGGCTGAATCGTGGGATAGTCCACACAACTTGAAATTGCTGCAGCAGATTCCACCGGAGTATCAATCGCCCGACCGCCTCGATGAAAAGACCAACTATCTATTTCCCATCGGCACGTCGGTGGCGATGGCTCCCAACTCTAATCGCCCTTTCACGCAGTTCAATGATGGTCTGCAGAATACGCTGTTGGTCGTCGAAGTCGACGATGCCCACGCAGTACCGTGGACCAAGCCGGCCGATCTACCTGTAAATCTCGATGTGCCGCAAACGGGGCTAGGTTCGCTGCGCGAAGACGGATTCTTTGCGATTCTGGCAAATGCGACCGTGCGACGAGTGCCTAAAGAAACCACCGCGGAACAAGTTCGCGCTCTACTGACTTTCGCTGGCGGCGATGGACCCAAGGCTAACGAAATTGTGAAGGACGTCATCACGGTCGCTGGTGGACCGGTGGCCGGAGCCCCAGCCAATCCAAATGCCAACATTCCAGTAGCGGTCGTCGGCACATCGTTAACTAGCCCAGATTCAAACGCAACTGCACCAGAAAGCACTAATCCTCTGCCCCCGATGGCTGCAGCTGCCAAAGTCGACCTGCCAGCAATTACAGCGTTATTAGTTACCAGCAGCAACCAGCGAATCGGCGTCCTTCCCATTCCACACGAGGCCGACTTGAAACTGGCACGCGACTCGTTGCGCGAAGTCTATGCACCTGACTATGCCAGAGCTCGCACACCGCAAGACCGGCAGAAACTAGCCGTTCAACTGCTGGCCGACGCTGCCACGCTCACCCGACCGGCTGAACAATACGAATGCATGCGGATTTCACGCGATTTGGCAATTCAGATTGGCGACTACGCGACTGCGCAAAAATCTCTCCAGGCGCTAGAAAAGACGTTCGACATCAATGTCCTCGCCTTGCGAGCGAAGACGCTTGCCGACTTACAACAACCGGCAGGTCGGTCAGGACAGCTAGGTGCGCTGCAAGGAGAAGCGCAGAGCCTGGTGATTGCCGGCATTCAGCAAAACCAATTCGACGTCGCCAACACCGCGCTCGATGTGATGGTTGCCTGCTACCGTGCCCAGCAGAACAAGCAGGCACTCAATAGCACTGAATTTTTGCGGCAATACATAGAAGCCGCCAAGATCGCCTACGAAGAAGTTCCCGGCGCACTAAGCACGCTCGCGCAGCAGCCGACCGATCCCCAGGCCTGCGACACTATCGGCAAGTATCTGTGCCTGGTTCGCTGCCGCTGGGATTTAGGTTTGCCACTATTGCTGCAAAGTGAAGATATCCGGCTGAAGTTTGTCGCTACGATTGACTTGGAACCCAACAAGACCCCGAAAACGCTCGTGCAATTGGGCGACAGTTATTGGCAACTGGCTGACGAATTCAAGACTTCACAACGGGCCGCAATGCAAGTCCGGGCGTACTCTTGCTATCAACAAGCGATGCCGCATTTCACGTCCGGCATCGAGCGAATCAAGCTGCAAAAGCGGATCGCCGAATTGGAGAACGGCATTGGGCGAGAAACAATTGAAAGAATGCTGGCCGCGGACCCCGCCTTCGTCAAATCCATGCCCCCGGCGAATGACTAA
- a CDS encoding low affinity iron permease family protein, with protein MKRESWIGQFARWATDWTGSTTAFLMALGVIAIWLLTGPIFNYNDTWQLVINTSTTIITFLMVFLIQRSQNKDSRAIHLKLNELVAAVHGASNRLLNVEDLSEEELKLLHSHYCHLVKLAKKDGSLTVSHSVEEAEDRHELKRSQTLSAKTDRHRSRGKSG; from the coding sequence ATGAAACGAGAGTCTTGGATTGGGCAGTTTGCTCGCTGGGCGACCGATTGGACGGGTAGCACGACAGCGTTTTTAATGGCGCTTGGCGTCATCGCAATCTGGCTCCTAACGGGTCCCATCTTCAACTATAACGACACCTGGCAACTGGTCATTAACACCAGTACCACGATCATTACCTTTTTGATGGTCTTTCTGATTCAGCGCTCGCAGAACAAGGATTCGCGCGCGATTCACCTGAAATTGAACGAACTGGTGGCCGCGGTGCACGGTGCCAGCAACCGTTTGCTCAACGTCGAAGATCTCTCCGAGGAGGAGCTGAAGTTGCTTCACAGCCACTATTGCCACTTGGTGAAGTTGGCAAAAAAGGATGGGAGCCTTACCGTCTCCCATTCGGTCGAAGAAGCCGAAGACCGACACGAGCTGAAAAGATCTCAAACTCTATCGGCAAAAACAGACCGACATCGCTCGCGGGGCAAATCTGGCTGA
- a CDS encoding RNA polymerase sigma factor encodes MADQPRPGTTQSPVTPADLLSAQGVTSSTQPAELSLADLIRDHAAPLYRYAFRLTGQASDAEDLVQQTFLIAQQKLHQIRAAERAAGWLFAVLRSCFLRSRRKKIPLTSEDQFPLDNVAAQPAGEADDSWLDRETLQAALAEMPDEFKLVVLMFYFEDLTYKEIAAQLEVPIGTVMSRLSRGKAHLRRRLAPETAPEPLAERSDSTKNDKLAGDITSRTSSQWSIPSAKS; translated from the coding sequence ATGGCGGATCAGCCCCGGCCGGGCACGACGCAATCACCAGTAACTCCTGCGGACCTTTTGTCCGCCCAGGGAGTTACTTCGTCGACCCAGCCAGCTGAATTGTCACTCGCAGACTTGATTCGCGATCATGCGGCTCCGTTGTATCGGTATGCCTTTCGGTTAACTGGCCAGGCCAGCGACGCGGAAGATCTGGTGCAGCAGACGTTTCTGATCGCACAACAAAAATTGCATCAGATACGAGCAGCAGAGCGTGCTGCGGGCTGGCTGTTTGCTGTTTTGCGAAGTTGTTTTTTGCGGTCGCGGCGGAAGAAGATTCCCCTCACCAGCGAGGATCAGTTTCCGCTCGACAATGTGGCAGCGCAACCGGCCGGCGAAGCCGACGACAGTTGGCTCGACCGCGAAACGCTGCAAGCAGCACTCGCGGAAATGCCCGACGAGTTCAAGCTGGTCGTGCTGATGTTTTATTTCGAAGACTTGACGTATAAGGAAATTGCCGCCCAGCTAGAAGTTCCGATCGGCACTGTTATGAGCCGGCTTTCCCGAGGCAAAGCCCATTTGCGCCGGCGCCTAGCTCCCGAGACTGCGCCCGAACCTCTAGCTGAACGCAGCGACAGTACAAAAAATGACAAACTGGCCGGTGACATAACCAGCCGCACCAGTTCTCAATGGAGTATTCCCTCAGCCAAGAGTTAA
- a CDS encoding acyl-CoA desaturase encodes MAAANSAAHYKGTTVSVGTKSSVQKLKARRAKNDKKKAAHLAEPKHPKSHVTAETHAAKLESLLSDGQHAGKVNQSETNKAADERTAINYASIIWIVLLHVGALAAPFYFTWEGLGLMLFMHWVTGCVGVTLGFHRLLTHSSFQTWKPVRYFLATVGGFAGEGDVIEWVANHRQHHAHSDQEHDPHSPRDGSWWSHMWWLCWTFPSEAQVRHHKRWAPDLVKDRGMVWVGRMFLPSQFILGGLFMAAGYGVGLLTKTDPWFMATSFVVWGVFVRMVAVLHTTWFVNSASHIWGYRNYETTDDSKNNWWVAIIAYGEGWHNNHHAWPRMAPHGHRWWEFDVTFRIIRLMQWTGLAWNVVDYKRKSEKVDLKAAPADGKVDKVTV; translated from the coding sequence GTGGCTGCTGCAAACAGCGCCGCGCATTACAAGGGAACGACCGTGTCTGTTGGCACCAAGTCCTCTGTCCAAAAGCTCAAAGCCCGCCGAGCGAAGAACGATAAGAAAAAAGCGGCCCATCTGGCCGAACCTAAGCATCCTAAGTCGCACGTCACGGCAGAAACGCATGCCGCCAAGCTGGAGTCGCTTCTGAGCGATGGCCAACACGCCGGCAAAGTGAACCAAAGCGAAACGAACAAAGCGGCCGACGAGCGGACCGCAATCAACTACGCGTCAATTATCTGGATTGTGCTGTTGCACGTGGGTGCGTTGGCTGCCCCTTTCTACTTTACGTGGGAAGGTCTCGGCCTGATGCTGTTCATGCATTGGGTAACCGGCTGCGTCGGCGTCACGCTGGGCTTCCATCGCTTACTTACACACAGCAGCTTTCAAACGTGGAAACCAGTTCGCTACTTCCTCGCAACCGTCGGCGGATTCGCTGGCGAAGGGGACGTTATCGAATGGGTGGCCAATCACCGTCAGCATCATGCTCACAGCGATCAAGAACACGATCCGCACTCGCCTCGCGATGGTTCGTGGTGGAGCCACATGTGGTGGTTGTGTTGGACCTTCCCGTCCGAAGCTCAAGTTCGCCATCACAAGCGTTGGGCTCCCGACCTAGTAAAAGACCGGGGCATGGTTTGGGTTGGACGGATGTTCCTCCCTTCGCAGTTCATTCTCGGTGGTCTATTTATGGCTGCCGGTTATGGCGTGGGCCTGCTGACCAAAACCGATCCTTGGTTCATGGCCACGTCGTTTGTCGTCTGGGGTGTGTTTGTTCGCATGGTTGCCGTGCTGCACACCACTTGGTTTGTAAACTCGGCCAGCCACATTTGGGGCTATCGCAACTACGAAACAACCGACGACAGCAAGAATAACTGGTGGGTTGCCATCATCGCTTACGGCGAAGGCTGGCATAACAATCACCACGCCTGGCCGCGGATGGCTCCGCACGGTCACCGCTGGTGGGAATTCGATGTCACTTTCCGCATCATTCGCCTGATGCAGTGGACGGGCCTCGCCTGGAACGTGGTCGACTACAAGCGTAAGAGCGAAAAAGTCGATCTGAAGGCAGCCCCCGCCGATGGCAAAGTTGATAAAGTAACGGTATAG
- a CDS encoding carbon-nitrogen hydrolase, translating into MTCTEAKEPNVEKALAKIADAAAKGANVICLQELFAGHYFCQSEDHAKFDQAESIPGPTSNALQVAAKQHGVVIVGSLFERRAPGLYHNTAVIFDADGTQLGLYRKMHIPDDPLFYEKFYFTPGDLGFRSFQTKFGKVGVCVCWDQWYPEAARLTALSGAEIMFYPTAIGWLPEEKEVFGASQHSAWETMMRSHAIANGVFVAAPNRVGLEGALQFWGGSFVSDPNGNLLAKAKHEGEETLIVPCDLGLIDVVRTHWPFLRDRRIDAYGDLTKRYIDDAR; encoded by the coding sequence ATGACTTGCACTGAGGCAAAAGAACCGAACGTCGAAAAAGCGCTGGCGAAGATTGCCGACGCCGCGGCCAAGGGGGCGAATGTCATCTGCCTGCAAGAGCTGTTTGCCGGGCACTACTTCTGCCAGAGCGAAGACCACGCCAAGTTCGACCAGGCTGAGTCCATTCCCGGGCCCACCAGCAATGCACTCCAAGTAGCTGCCAAGCAGCATGGCGTGGTGATTGTCGGCTCGCTCTTCGAGCGTCGTGCGCCGGGACTTTATCACAACACGGCGGTCATCTTCGATGCGGACGGCACGCAACTTGGCCTTTATCGCAAGATGCACATCCCAGACGATCCGCTCTTTTACGAGAAGTTCTACTTCACGCCCGGCGATCTTGGTTTCCGCAGCTTTCAGACCAAGTTCGGCAAGGTCGGCGTCTGCGTGTGTTGGGACCAGTGGTATCCGGAAGCAGCTCGCCTCACGGCCCTGAGCGGCGCAGAGATCATGTTCTATCCCACGGCCATCGGTTGGCTGCCGGAAGAGAAAGAAGTCTTCGGTGCCAGCCAGCACAGTGCTTGGGAAACCATGATGCGCAGCCACGCGATTGCGAATGGCGTCTTCGTCGCCGCCCCGAATCGTGTCGGCCTCGAAGGCGCCCTGCAATTCTGGGGCGGTTCATTCGTCAGCGATCCCAACGGTAATTTGCTGGCGAAGGCTAAGCACGAAGGGGAAGAAACGCTGATCGTCCCTTGCGACTTGGGTTTGATCGATGTTGTCCGCACGCATTGGCCATTTCTGCGCGATCGACGCATTGACGCTTACGGCGATTTGACAAAACGGTACATAGACGATGCCCGCTGA
- a CDS encoding sulfatase-like hydrolase/transferase gives MPQPRSVIVLVIDRLGAGFLGPYGNTWLETPAFNQLASKSLLCEQMIGSSPDLATIYRDYWLGADACGQTKSLPAIAKAAGCSAILLTDDEEVQRLAGSADFDECHFISTSRDNSQFQQPVDDPAASAFAAVMELARELLRTRPQPCFLWIHARAMNGLWDAPVELRQQFGDEDDPAPAEIVQPPEEQAAKGEQDPDYLLSLAHAYAGQVSMVDICLQSLLEAVDELPNTEECIFAVTSPRGYPLGEHGRIGPCDNALFGELLQVPCLIRLPDGEGALLRLQELTQPGDLLPTIAEGAGWLEPTDTKPINECLQRSLLRLVRGEPGSSRQLIQASAPKQKLIRTPAWQLRVTTTEAGEQYELFTKPDDRWEANDVANRCGDIVAALIDHAANPLQSELATELTSPWR, from the coding sequence ATGCCACAACCGCGCAGCGTCATTGTCCTGGTTATCGACCGTTTGGGAGCCGGCTTTCTCGGCCCCTATGGCAACACCTGGTTGGAAACGCCAGCTTTCAATCAGCTCGCCAGCAAGTCGCTCCTCTGCGAACAGATGATCGGCAGTTCGCCTGACCTAGCGACCATCTACCGTGACTACTGGTTGGGTGCTGACGCGTGCGGACAAACGAAATCTCTCCCAGCCATAGCCAAAGCAGCCGGCTGTAGTGCGATCCTGCTAACGGACGACGAAGAAGTTCAACGATTGGCGGGCTCGGCCGACTTTGACGAGTGTCATTTCATCAGCACCTCGAGGGACAACTCGCAGTTTCAACAGCCTGTTGACGATCCGGCGGCCAGTGCCTTCGCTGCCGTCATGGAGCTAGCACGCGAACTGCTGCGAACTCGCCCGCAGCCTTGTTTCCTATGGATTCATGCTCGGGCAATGAATGGCCTGTGGGATGCGCCCGTGGAACTCCGCCAGCAGTTTGGCGATGAAGACGATCCAGCACCAGCCGAAATTGTTCAGCCTCCAGAAGAACAAGCAGCCAAAGGTGAGCAAGATCCCGATTATCTACTTAGTCTTGCGCATGCTTATGCGGGGCAAGTCTCAATGGTCGACATCTGCCTGCAATCGCTGCTGGAAGCGGTCGACGAATTGCCGAATACGGAGGAGTGTATTTTCGCCGTGACTTCCCCGCGTGGCTACCCGCTCGGAGAACATGGACGTATCGGTCCCTGCGACAACGCGCTCTTCGGCGAATTGCTGCAAGTGCCGTGTCTAATTCGCCTGCCCGACGGCGAGGGCGCACTTCTGCGGCTGCAAGAGCTCACCCAACCCGGCGATTTGCTGCCGACCATTGCCGAAGGCGCAGGTTGGCTGGAGCCGACCGATACCAAACCAATAAACGAATGCCTGCAGCGCAGTTTGCTACGACTCGTACGCGGTGAGCCCGGTTCGTCGCGACAGTTAATCCAAGCCTCAGCTCCCAAGCAAAAGCTGATTCGCACTCCAGCCTGGCAATTGCGCGTGACCACCACCGAGGCGGGTGAGCAGTACGAGTTATTCACCAAGCCCGACGACCGCTGGGAGGCCAATGACGTCGCCAACCGTTGCGGCGACATCGTTGCAGCACTAATCGACCATGCAGCGAATCCCCTGCAGTCCGAACTCGCGACGGAACTAACTTCGCCGTGGCGGTAG
- a CDS encoding ParA family protein — MRMIAVMNQKGGVGKTTSAVNLSAALAEAGKRVCVIDLDPQAHASLHLGVSLRDGQQSVYDVLTGDAMLPDVRMQIDKSLWLIPAHLDLAAAEVELASEVGREVILRDKLVQDDMQFDYIIVDCPPSLGVLTINALTMVREVFLPLQPHFLALHGLSKLLRTIGIVSKRLNRGLRLSGVLFCMYDSGTRLAAEVTSDVTAYFEGEKTADSIATGAKTFETRIRRNIRLAEAPSFGQSIFQYSPHSPGAEDYRSLAGEVLRMNFEEAPTTLKLTTHAAARRAA; from the coding sequence ATGCGCATGATCGCTGTGATGAATCAAAAGGGAGGCGTGGGAAAAACCACGTCGGCCGTCAACCTGAGTGCCGCGCTGGCTGAAGCAGGCAAACGCGTCTGCGTGATCGATCTCGATCCGCAAGCCCATGCATCGTTGCACCTAGGAGTGTCGCTCCGCGATGGGCAACAGTCTGTTTACGACGTGCTGACCGGCGATGCCATGCTCCCCGATGTCCGCATGCAAATAGATAAAAGCCTCTGGCTGATCCCTGCCCATCTCGATTTGGCAGCTGCTGAAGTCGAACTGGCCAGCGAGGTGGGGCGCGAGGTCATCTTGCGCGACAAGCTCGTGCAAGACGACATGCAGTTCGACTACATCATCGTCGATTGCCCGCCGTCTCTCGGCGTCCTCACAATCAACGCACTGACGATGGTTCGCGAAGTCTTTCTGCCACTGCAGCCTCATTTCCTAGCGCTGCATGGACTGTCGAAATTGCTCCGTACGATCGGCATCGTCAGCAAGCGGCTGAATCGTGGCCTGCGATTGAGCGGCGTGCTGTTTTGCATGTATGACTCGGGAACTCGCCTGGCGGCAGAAGTCACCAGCGATGTTACTGCCTACTTTGAAGGCGAAAAAACTGCGGACAGCATCGCGACCGGCGCGAAGACGTTCGAGACGCGCATTCGCCGCAACATTCGCCTTGCGGAAGCCCCCAGCTTCGGGCAATCGATCTTTCAGTACTCGCCCCATTCACCGGGCGCTGAAGACTACCGTTCGCTCGCGGGCGAAGTGCTGAGGATGAACTTCGAAGAAGCGCCCACAACACTCAAACTGACGACGCACGCCGCTGCACGCCGCGCAGCATGA
- a CDS encoding agmatine deiminase family protein: MPAETAPAQTPASLGYRWPAEWERQASVWLSWPRNPATWPDKFEPVPAEFAQFVRTIARYEPVNILAGGSEILAQAKSLVGDLPNVTIHDIATNDAWCRDHGPIFLSGPKGTQPALVDWEYNAWGGKYPPFDKDNLVPKIIGKLQGRKVFTPGIILEGGAIEGNGEGLLITTESCLLNPNRNPHLSREQVERYLADYLAIKKVLWLTGGEMAGDDTDGHIDQIARFINPRTIVVCVCDDPTDDNYGPTQQNLVELQNLTDLEGRPFEVVRLPLPKPLFVDDQRLPAGYGNFLIVNDAVIVPQFGDPADATAIGILQDLMPKHQVVGSPSLDLVWGLGSFHCLSQQEPLAHL; the protein is encoded by the coding sequence ATGCCCGCTGAAACTGCTCCTGCACAGACTCCTGCCTCTCTCGGCTATCGCTGGCCCGCTGAATGGGAACGCCAGGCTTCGGTCTGGCTCAGTTGGCCGCGCAATCCCGCAACCTGGCCCGACAAGTTCGAGCCAGTCCCTGCGGAGTTTGCGCAATTCGTCCGGACCATCGCCCGCTACGAGCCCGTGAACATCCTGGCGGGCGGAAGCGAGATTCTCGCGCAGGCGAAGTCGCTGGTCGGTGATCTGCCAAACGTGACGATTCACGATATCGCCACCAACGATGCCTGGTGTCGCGACCACGGGCCTATTTTCCTCAGCGGGCCTAAGGGAACTCAGCCCGCGCTGGTCGACTGGGAATACAACGCTTGGGGCGGCAAGTATCCGCCCTTCGACAAAGACAACCTGGTGCCGAAGATCATTGGCAAGTTGCAGGGACGAAAAGTGTTTACTCCGGGCATCATCCTCGAAGGTGGCGCGATCGAAGGAAATGGCGAGGGGCTGCTGATAACGACTGAATCGTGCCTGCTGAATCCCAATCGCAATCCACACTTGTCCCGCGAGCAAGTGGAAAGGTACCTCGCCGACTATTTGGCGATTAAGAAAGTCCTCTGGCTCACCGGCGGTGAGATGGCGGGCGACGATACCGACGGGCACATCGACCAGATCGCGCGCTTTATCAATCCGCGCACGATCGTCGTCTGCGTCTGCGACGATCCCACCGACGATAACTACGGCCCTACTCAGCAGAATCTCGTTGAGTTGCAGAATCTCACCGACCTGGAAGGACGGCCTTTCGAAGTCGTGAGGCTGCCGCTACCGAAGCCCTTGTTCGTTGACGATCAACGTCTGCCGGCCGGTTACGGAAACTTCCTGATTGTGAACGACGCCGTAATCGTGCCTCAGTTTGGCGACCCCGCCGATGCGACGGCCATCGGCATCTTGCAAGATTTGATGCCCAAGCACCAGGTCGTCGGCAGCCCATCGCTTGATCTAGTCTGGGGCTTGGGCTCGTTCCATTGCCTCAGCCAACAAGAGCCGTTGGCTCATTTGTAG
- a CDS encoding PhoH family protein: MTESAALTPKLFVLDTNVILHDSGCIQNFEENDIAIPITVLEELDHFKRGNEAINFQARDFLRRIDELTGDLLSANGISLGPGLGSIRVVLGGEIEPRVKAAFAADTPDHRILNCALVMQKREAKRRVVLVTKDTNLRMKAKGLGLPAQDYTTDKVESFDKLYTGKRVIEDAPGDAISMFYSEGGLVPVERIPSIVNPLPNENFILRNGSKSVLCTFRHADKMLVRVEKSMTYGISPRNAEQSFALKMLTDDSIKLVTLAGTAGTGKTLLALAAALECRQKYRQILLARPVVPLSNRDLGFLPGDISAKLDPYMQPLYDNLTVIRHQFGDHDVAAQRINEMRESEKLLITPLAYIRGRSLQRIFFIIDEAQNLTPHEVKTIITRAGEGTKIVLTGDIKQIDQPYLDALSNGLSYLIHRMMGQPIYGHITLEKGERSALADLASELL, encoded by the coding sequence ATGACTGAATCAGCGGCCCTCACGCCCAAGCTGTTTGTTCTCGATACGAACGTCATCCTTCACGACAGCGGCTGCATTCAGAACTTCGAAGAAAACGATATCGCCATCCCGATTACGGTGCTCGAAGAACTCGATCACTTCAAACGAGGGAATGAAGCGATCAACTTTCAAGCCCGCGATTTTTTGCGGCGTATCGACGAACTGACTGGCGATCTACTCTCTGCTAACGGCATTAGTCTCGGCCCTGGTCTCGGTTCGATTCGTGTCGTGCTCGGCGGCGAAATCGAGCCGCGCGTCAAAGCCGCCTTCGCCGCCGATACGCCCGACCATCGCATTCTCAACTGCGCGTTGGTGATGCAAAAACGCGAAGCCAAGCGCCGCGTGGTGCTGGTAACCAAAGACACCAACCTGCGGATGAAGGCCAAGGGACTCGGGTTGCCGGCGCAGGATTATACAACCGACAAGGTCGAGAGCTTCGATAAGCTCTACACAGGCAAACGCGTGATTGAAGACGCGCCCGGCGACGCGATTTCAATGTTTTACAGCGAGGGTGGGCTCGTTCCTGTTGAGAGGATTCCGTCGATCGTGAATCCGTTGCCCAACGAGAACTTCATTTTGCGCAACGGCAGCAAGAGCGTACTGTGCACGTTTCGTCATGCAGACAAGATGCTGGTGCGGGTCGAAAAATCGATGACGTACGGTATTTCTCCCCGTAATGCTGAGCAGTCGTTCGCACTCAAGATGCTGACCGACGACAGCATCAAGCTGGTCACGCTCGCGGGTACCGCGGGAACAGGCAAGACGTTGCTCGCCCTGGCCGCAGCACTGGAATGCCGTCAGAAGTATCGCCAGATCCTGCTCGCCCGGCCGGTGGTGCCACTCAGCAATCGCGACCTGGGGTTTTTGCCCGGCGATATCAGCGCCAAGCTCGATCCGTACATGCAACCGCTGTATGACAACCTTACCGTGATCCGACATCAGTTTGGCGATCACGATGTGGCCGCCCAACGCATCAACGAAATGAGGGAAAGCGAAAAGCTGCTCATCACGCCGCTGGCATATATTCGCGGCCGCAGCTTGCAGCGGATTTTCTTCATCATTGACGAAGCGCAAAACCTGACGCCACACGAAGTAAAAACGATTATTACCCGTGCGGGCGAAGGGACAAAAATCGTCCTGACCGGCGACATCAAACAAATCGATCAGCCCTACCTCGACGCTCTCTCCAATGGCCTGAGCTATCTCATCCATCGCATGATGGGGCAGCCCATTTACGGCCACATCACACTGGAAAAAGGCGAACGCTCAGCACTGGCCGACCTCGCCAGCGAACTGCTGTAA